A genomic segment from Malus domestica chromosome 05, GDT2T_hap1 encodes:
- the LOC114824763 gene encoding protein SMALL AUXIN UP-REGULATED RNA 12-like has translation MGIRKPNKLAQTAVLKQILKRCSSSGKKHGYDKDGLPIDVPKGHFPVYVGENSTRYIVPISFLTHPQFQCLRQAEEEFGFDHDLGLTIPCEEVVFRSLTSMLMR, from the coding sequence atggGCATCAGAAAACCGAACAAACTGGCTCAAACCGCAGTGCTCAAGCAAATCCTGAAAAGATGCTCAAGCTCGGGAAAGAAACATGGCTATGACAAAGATGGTCTTCCCATCGATGTCCCAAAAGGCCATTTCCCAGTTTACGTTGGCGAGAACAGTACAAGGTACATTGTTCCCATCTCGTTTTTGACACATCCTCAGTTCCAATGCCTCCGCCAAGCCGAAGAGGAATTCGGTTTCGATCACGACCTGGGCCTCACCATCCCTTGCGAAGAAGTCGTTTTTCGATCCCTAACGTCGATGCTCATGAGATGA